GCCCCACCACCGAGGGCCGGGACAACGCCGGCTACGGCGGGCTGTTCTGGCGCGGGCCCCGGTCCTTCACGGGCGGCGAGTTCCGCTCCGGGCAGGGCACCGGTACGGACGAATTCATGGGGACCCGCTCACCGTGGATTGCGTTCACCGGCCAGCACGACGGCAGCTGCCGCTCCTCCACCGTCCTGTTCGCGGAAGATGGCTCCAACCCCGGCGCACCCAACCAGTGGTTCGCCCGCTCGTCGATGTTCGCCTGCCTGGGTTCCGCGCCGTTCTTCAGCGAGGTGGTGCCGCTGCGCGAAGGCCAGCCCATCACGTACCGCTATGCCGTGGTGATCGCGGACGGTTCCTTGGATGGGGACTCCGCCGCGGCGCTGGCTGATGCGGCCCGGGCTGCGCTGGAGAGCTGGTCCTGAACCATGGTCTCTTCCTTACCCGGGGCCACCACATTTCCCGGCGCCACCGCGTTGTCCGAGGTCAGCATCTACGACTGGCCGGGTGCGGACGGCGCCGCCGGCGGCACGCCACACCTGCACACTGCCTCCGCTGAGGCGTACGTGGTGCAGGCGGGGACCGGCCGGCTGGAGACCCTGGATTCGCGCGGGTTCACCTCCACCGCGCTGGCGCCGGGCGTGGTGCTATGGTTCACGCCCGGCACCGTGCACCGGGCCATCAACGACTCGGGCGACCTGTTGGTCCTGGTGCTCATGCAGAACGCCGGGCTGCCGGAAAACGGCGACGCCGTGATGACGTTCCCGCCGGAGCACCTGACGGACCCCGAAGCGTATCGCCGTGCGGCGGCGCTTGAACACAAGGACGCCGACCGCGGAGTCCCGGCCGCGGAGGAAGCCGCCCGCCGTCGTCGTGATCTGGCGCTGGAAGGGTACTTTGCGCTCAAGGAGGCGGTGCTGGAATCCGGGCCCGGTGCGCTTGCGGAGTTCCATGCGGCGGCGGCGCGGCTGGTGGGTTCCAAGACCGGCACATGGGCGGAATTCCTGGCCGGGGGAGCGGCGCGGCAGGCGGAGGTAACGCGCCAGCAGTTGCGCTCTCTGGACGCGGCCGAAAGTTTCTATCTGCAGGAAGCGCGGACTACCATGGGAAAACGGGAAACCCGCAGGATCTACGGCATGTGCGGCCGTATCCAGACTTGGGAACTTTCCGATAACTAGCGGCCCGCAGGGGCCCGTCCCGGCTGGAAGGTGGGTTCCGTGGTGAGCAAACAGGATACTGGGCGCGCGACGATCAGTGAGATTGCCAGGGAGGCCGGCGTCTCGGTCCCGACCGTTTCCAAAGTGCTGAACGGCCACGCCCATGTGGCGGCGGAGACGCGCGCCCGGGTGGAGGAGATCATCGCCCGGCGTGACTATGCGCGCCGCCCGGCCAAGCGGAAGCAGAAGGCCGGCCTGATTGACCTGGTGTTCCCCGGGCTCGGGTCGGAATGGGCCCTGGAAATCATCGAGGGCGTGGAGCGCGTGGCGCAGGATGCCGGGTACGGCACGGTGGTGAGCAGCCTGAACCTGGACGGTTCGCGGATCCGGCCGTGGCTGGCGAACCTGGCCGAGCGGAAATCGGACGGGCTCCTGATGGCGGTCTACGAGCTGGACTCCAAGCAGATCCAGCGCATTAAGTCGCTGGGGATCCCGGTGGTGCTCATTGACCCCGTGGGCCAGCCCGGGCCGGACCTTATGACGGTTGGGGCTGCCAACTGGGACGGCGCCCATTCAGCCACCGAGCACCTGCTGCAGCTGGGACACCGCCGGATCGGCATGATCGGCGGCCGCGAAGATTTGCAGTGCAGCAGTGCACGGGAGGACGGGTACCTTTCCGCGCTGCGGCGGGCGGGCGTGGCCGTGGATCCTGCGCTGATGGTGCCCGGTGATTTCTCCATCGAGTCCGGTGAGGCCGGGACGCGGAAACTGCTGGAGCTGGCTGACCGGCCCACGGCGATCTTCACGGGTAACGATGCCCAGGCCCTGGGCGCCTACCGTGCCGCGCGGAAACTGGGACTCAGCATCCCCGAAGACCTGAGCATCATCGGCTTTGACGACATCCCGGCGGCCGAGTGGATCGAGCCGGGGCTGACTACCATCCGCCAGCCCGTGGTCCAGATGGCCGAGGCCGCCATGCGCGCCCTGCTCCGGCACCTGGACGGGGACGAGGAACTTCCGCAGCGGATCGAACTGGGGACGGAACTGGTTGTCCGCGGGTCCACCGCGGCGCCCCGGAAGGCGTAGGTTACTAGTCCGGATTCGGATTCCGGACGCCTTTCTCCCCGATGTCTGCGGCGCCGACAACGTCGGCCGCAGGTGAATGGGTGGTCTCGTTTTCGCGGATCCGGAGCTCCGGGTGGTGGAGGTCCAGGGCGGGGCGTTCCGAACGGATGCGCGGCAGCGACGTGAAGTTGTGGCGCGGCGGCGGGCAGGACGTTGCCCACTCCAACGAAGCACCGAAGCCCCACGGGTCGTCCACCTGAACCTTCTCGTTGCTGCGCCAGGTGATGTAGACGTTCCAGAAGAACGGGATCAGCGAGGCACCGAGAAGGTAGGAGGAGATGGTGGAGAACTGGTTCATCCATTCGAAGTTGTCCTGCGGCATGTAATCCGCGTAGCGGCGGGGCATGCCCATGACGCCGAGCCAGTGCTGGATCAGGAACGTGCCGTGGAAGCCGAGGAAGAGCATCCAGAAGTGGATCTTGCCGAGGCGCTCGTTGAGCATCTTGCCGGTCCATTTCGGCCACCAGAAGTAGAAGCCTGCGAACATCGCGAACACCACGGTGCCGAACACCACGTAGTGGAAGTGGGCCACCACGAAGTAGGTGTCCGAGACGTGGAAGTCCAGCGGCGGGGAGGACAGGATGATGCCGGTCAGGCCGCCGAACAGGAAGGTCGCCAGGAAGCCGATGCTCCACAGCATGGGTGTTTCAAAGGTGAGGGAGCCGCCCCACATGGTGCCGATCCAGTTGAAGAACTTCACGCCGGTAGGTACGGCGATCAGCATCGTCATGAAGGAGAAGAACGGCAGCAGGACCGATCCGGTCACGTACATGTGGTGTGCCCACACGGTCACGGACAGTGCGGCGATCGCAATGGTTGCGTACACCAGGCCCTTGTAGCCGAAGATCGGCTTGCGGCTGAAGACCGGGAAGATCTCGGTGACGATGCCGAAGAACGGCAGGGCGATGATGTACACCTCGGGGTGGCCGAAGAACCAGAACAGGTGCTGCCACAGGATGGCGCCGCCGTTCTCGGGATCGTAGATGTGGGCACCAAAGCGGCGGTCCGCGCCGAGGGCGAACAGGGCTGCTGCCAGCGGCGGGAAAGCCATGATCACCAGGATGGCCGTGGCCAGCGTGTTCCAGGTGAAGATCGGCATGCGCCACATGGTCATGCCCGGGGCGCGCATGCAGATGATGGTGGTGATGAAGTTGACGGCGCCGAGGATGGTGCCGAAGCCCGAGAGCGCGAGGCCGAAGACCCACAGGTCACCTCCCACGCCGGGGGTGAATGTGGTGTTGTTCAGCGGTGCGTAGGCAAACCAGCCGAACGAGGCGGCGCCCTGCGGGGTGATGAAGCCGGAGACGGCGATGGTGGACCCGAAGAGGAAGAACCAGAAAGCCAGTGCGTTCAGCCGCGGGAAGGCGACGTCCGGTGCGCCGATCTGCAGCGGCATGATGACGTTGGCAAAGCCGGCGAACAGCGGCGTAGCGAACATCAGCAGCATGACGGTGCCGTGCATGGTGAACAGCTGGTTGTACTGCTCCTTGGTCTGCAGGATCTGCATGCCGGGCTCGAACAGTTCGGCACGGATCAGCAGCGCCATGACGCCGCCGAAGCAGAAGAACACGAAGGACGCGATCAGGTACATGTACCCGATGGTCTTGTGGTCAGTTGTTGTGATCCAGTTGACCACCAGGCGTCCCTTGCGCTTCGGGACCACCTGGGGGTAAGCGGTGGGCGCCGCAGTTCCGGAAGCGTAATCATAAGTGGCCATGACCGGCTCTTTCCCGTCGTGCATCCAGTGCCGCCGTGTGGCTTCAGCAGCTCGTCCCTGCCGGCTGTGCACAACGGCCGGCAGGAAGATCGCCTCCACGCGGGAGGTGGGATCTTCTTCGAATTTACTGACGCCGGGCCGTGCTGTCCATAGCTTGTGGTGGCTCGCCGGCACGCGCAGGCTGCAAGGCCGTTATGCGCGCTTGTGCAGGGCAGGTCCACCGGCCTATACCGCCCGAAGGTCCTTATGAGTACCGTGGCCTCATGCAGAAAATATCGATCGACGCGTTGGCCCGGCAACAGCTGGCGGCTGCCCTTGCCGCGGGCAACGGACGGGCTGCCGACACCGTCTATGGCGGCCACGAGAAGGTGCTCCGGCAGACCGTCATGGCACTCAAGGCCGGCACACAGCTGAGCGAGCACCAGAACCCGGGCGACGCCACGGTTTTCGTCTTGCAAGGAAGCCTCCGGCTGCGTTCCGGGGAGGATTCGTGGGACGGAAAGCCCGGCGACCTGCTGATCGTCCCGGACGGGCTGCACAGCCTGGAGGCGGAAGAGGACTCGACGTTCCTGTTCACCGTGGCGAAGGGTTCGAAGCAGGGCTGAGGTCTCCGCCGGCTCTGCCCAAGCCCAACTAGGTAGCAGCAGGTGTCGTTATGAGCGCTCAAAACGACACCTGCTGCTACCTAGTTGGGGGCGGGGCCGTGCCACGCCAGTCCCGTAACGGAAATCGGCCTCCGGCGCCCACGTGGGACAGACTGTTTCCGTGAGCAACAAACCCCGAACCGCCCTCGCCGTCGCCGGCCTCAGCCTGGGCACATCGCTGAACCCGCTGAACTCCTCCATGATCGCCGTCGCCCTGGTGGTGCTGCGCGCGGATTTCGGGCTCGACGTCGCCACGGTCACCTGGGTGATCACCGCCTTCTACCTCACCTCCGCGGCCGGCCAGCCGCTGATGGGCCGGCTGGCGGACCGGTTCGGGCCGCGGCGCCTGTTCACCATGGGGATGGCGCTGGTGGCGGTGACGTGTACCCTGGCGCCCTTCGCGCCAAACTTCGCCCTGCTCTGCGTCGCCCGGGCGTTCATGGCCCTCGGCACCGCCACCGCATACCCGAGCGGCGTCGTCATCGTCGGGGAACTGGCCAAGACGGCGAAGGTGAAGTCCACCCGGCCGCTTGGCCGGATCCAGATGGCCAACACCTCTGCAGCGGCGGTGGGCCCGGTGGTGGGCGGGCTGCTGGTGAGCCTGGTGGGCTGGCAGGCGCTGTTCGTGATCAACGTGCCCTTGTCCCTTGGGGCCCTGTTCGTTGTCCGGAAGTTCGCCCCGGCGGATGAGGCCCGGGAACGCGGCCGGGCCTCCGAACTGCTGCGCGACTCGGACATCCCCGGCATCCTGGGCTTCGTCGGATCGCTGATGCTCATCATGATGGCCCTGCTGAACGTGCTGCCGGACGCGCGGTGGTGGCTGCTCGCGGGCGGAACCGTGCTGGCTGCCCTCTTCGTCTGGCGCGAGCTACGGTTCAGCCCGCCGTTCCTGGACCTCCGGCTACTGGGGCGGAACAGGCCGCTGCTGCTGGTCTACCTGGGCTTCGCGGTTTTCAACGGCATCTACTACTTCGCCTTCTTCGGCCTGCCGCAGCTGCTGCAGGAAGCGGCAGGCTACGATCCCGGCGTCGTGGGTCTCCTCATGCTGCCGCTGGCAGCAATGTCCGTGATCGCGACGCCGTTCGCGGTGCGCGCGATCGAACGCTTCGGGGTGCGGCGGGTGCTGATCGCCGGGGTGCTGCTGCTTGTGGCCGCCGCCGGGATGATGTGGCTGCTGACCGCATCCTTCGCCATCCCGCTGGTGCTGGCACTCACCGCACTGATGGGCATTCCGTGGAGCGTGGTGAGCATCGCCTCCAGCCAGGGCATGTACGTCTCCACCCAGCCGCACGAGCGCGGAGTGGCCGCGGGCATCTTCCAGACCTGCCGCTACCTCGGCGCCATCACGGCCACGGTGCTGATCGGCATCTTCTACGGCAGCGGCGTGAACCAGGCCAACTGGGGACTCATGGTGCTCACCATGCTGGTGCTCGGCGCCGTCGCTTTTGGCGTGACGCTGCTGTGGCGGGAACGGAAATAAGCTAGCCGGAGAGGGCAAATATGGCGCCCCGTCGGGCGCCCCGTTTCCTCGAATTCACGGCATATTGACACCCGGATTGCGCGGGAATACCGTCGGCCTTAACGGGGCATTCCGCCCCGTCCCAAAAGTATGTTCGGCGCTGGATCTGGGCCGCTTCTGCTTGGCCACGGCGCCAGCAAGGAGGATCCTGTGTCCTGGGAAATTTCTGGAAAGTATGTTGCCCAATGTAATTGCCAGCTGATCTGCCCATGCCCTGTGGACGGTACGCCCACCGGACCGAACGGCGAGTGCCGCGGCGTGGCTGTGTTCAACATCGCGAGTGGAAAACTCGATGATACCGATCTGTCGGGCACGGCCTTCGCCTTCTGCAACTGGTTCCCGTCGAACCTCAGCGCAGGCGGCTGGAAAGTGGGAGTGGTTGTCGATGACGGTGCGTCGGACGCGCAGGCCGGCGCCTTGGAAACCATCCTTCATGGTGAGGCAGGCGGACCGTTCGCGGATTTTGCGGCGCTGTACGGAGAATGGTTAGGAGTTGAGCGTGCGAGCGTCACGTTCTCCGATGGCGACGGGCCGTCGGGTTCGGTCGCCGGGCGCGCTGACTTCACATTCGAGCCGCTGCTGGGGCCGGACGGCGGTTTCACCACCGAGAAGAACGCGATGTTCGGCTTCGCTCCGGAGTTCCGGATCGGAAAGGGACCGGGTCACTCCGACCTCTTTGGCCTGGACTTCGACGGCGTCTACGGCGAGACCGCGGACTTCACCTTCGCAAGTGAGATGGCCGAGGGCGCCCCAAAGGGCCGGGGCTAGTGCGGCCGGCCGATGTATCATCGGAGGCTGTTTAGGAGAGGCCGCGCGCGCATTTTTGCGCGCGCCGCCGTTTCGCGTTCCGCCATGTCCGGGCTAGCCGGGTCGGGCCTTGCCGCGCCCGGAGCCGCCGCGCCCGGACGGGCTAGCGCCCGCTCGTCCGGGGGACTGGGCGCCGGGTTTTCCCGCGCCGCCGCCCGCATCGATCCGCGGGAAGCCGGCCTGATTGCCTTGCTGCTGGTCCTGGCCGCTGCGAGCTGGATCTTCACCTCGTCGCAGTTGAACGGCATGGATATGGGCCGGTGGACGGACCCGGGACCGCTGGGATTCTTCGTCGTCACCTGGGTGGTGATGCTGGCGGCCATGATGTTCCCGTCCGTGGCGCCCATGGTGGTGGCCTATGACCGGGTGCAGCACCATCGCCGGAATACCGGGCGCTATGCCCCGGCCGGCTCCACCGCGGTGTTTGTAGCGGGGTACCTCATCAGCTGGACCGCGTTCGGGCTGGTGGCCTATTCGCTGTACATGTCGGTGGCGTCGCTGGCACCGGGGTTCTTCGCCTCGGACCAGGGCGGCCGCTATCTGGCGGCCGGCGTGATCATGCTGGCGGCCGTCTATCAGCTGACACCTGCCAAGAACGTCAGCCTGATGAAGTGCCGGAACCCCATGGACTTCGTCCTGCACCGCATGCGGAGAGGATACCGGGGTGCACTGGTCATGGGCGTGGAGCACGGCGTGTGGTGCGTCGCGTGCTGCTGGGCCCTGATGGTGGCGCTGTTTGCGCTGGGCGTGATGAGCATCGGGTGGATGGCGTTGATCGGGGCATTCATCGCCGGGGAGAAGATGCTGCCTTGGAAGCGGCTGGCCAACCGCTCGGTTGCGGTGGCGCTGGCTGTTATTGCGCTTGGTGTTGCCCTGCAGCCCGCGGCGATGGGCGGGACGGGGATGTAACTGGCCGTACCGCACAGCGTGCTGGCGGCCAGGAACGGGGGAATCTATTGTCGGTCTCATGCACTGGAGGAGCTCAAAATGGCTGACGGGACCGGACTGATCACGCGTTTTTACAAGGAGATAATCGAGGGTGGAAATCTGTCCCTCATTGACGAGCTGGCGACGGAGGACTACGTCGATCACGAAGAGGCTCTCCCGGGGCAGCCGCCGGGCAAGGACGGCGTTCGCTACTTCGTGGACGCGATCCGGACGGCGTTCCCGGATATTAAAGTCAAGACGGTCGAAGCGTCACTGGCCGACGGAAACATGGAGGCCTGCCACGTGATTCTCACGGGCACCCATCGCGGGGAAATGGCCGGCATGCCAGCAACGGGCAAGAGCGTCGAATTCGGCACAACTGACATTATCCGCGTCGAGGACGGCAAGGTGGCCGAGCATTGGGGGACCACGGACAACTTGACCCTCATGCAGCAGCTTGGTGCCATCCCTGCCTAGGGCTCGCCGGACGGACGTCCGCAATAGGGCCAATAGAGTTTCCCGCCGCCGCTCCTAGCCGACGGCGGGAGGCACCACGTGCGGCACCGTCCCGTGGCGGTGCCGCACCGCTTTGACTGCCCGCGCCTATGCGCGCGCGGCCACGTCCTCCGCGGCTGCGCCGGCGGCCTCTGCGGCCGGCGCGTCAGCCGCATCCCGCTCCACGGTCCGCTGCTCCGCCGCGACATGACCGGATTCTTTCGGCCCGGGCGGATAGGCGTGCGTGCGCCCGGTCACCATGATCACCAGTGCGACGACGACCGGCACCGCAGCCGCGACCGGCACCATCAGCGGGCCTGCCGTGGTGAGGGCAGCCGCGCCGTAGAGCGCGCCGATGGTGATCCCGAGCTGGATGGTGAGCACGGTGAGGCCGTTGGCGGCTTCGCGGTACTCCTTGCCGGCCCGGAGAATGGCGGACTGGTTGTAGATGCCGATCGCGCCGAAGGCCGCTCCCCAGACGGCCATCAGCACCACGGCGCCGGGGACGGTAGTCCCGCCCAGCGGGAGGAGGAGGAAGGCGGCGACGACGACCGCCGTCGTGATCAGCAGTGAACGGCGCGGGCGCATGTCCACGGTCATGCCGGCGATCCATATGCCCACCAGCCCGGAGAATCCCAGGACCGTGAGTGAGAGCGTGATGCTGTAGTCGGGCAGGCCGGCCTCGCGGAGGAACGGGGCAATGAAGGTGAACAGCGCAAAGTGCGCCATGAGCATCAGCGGCCAGGCGATGGCCACCGGCTTCACTCCGGGCTGGCCAATCGCCTTGCGCAGCGATGGCCGCGGGGCGTCCGGGACCCGCCGTACGCCGGGAAGCAGCCACATCGCCAGGGCAGCGAGCACCGCGCCGGCGCCCGCCAGCAGGAGGAAGGACGCCCGCCAGCCGATCACCGCGCCCAGGGCAGTTCCCAGCGGGGCGCCGATGGCCAGGCCCAAGCTGTTGCCGCTGAAGACGATGGCCATCGCTTTGCCCACCTTGTGGGCCGGAACAATGCGAGCCACGAAAGGGGCCATGGCGGTCCAGAGCAGGCCGTGGGCGATGCCGCCCACCAGCCTGGCGGTGAGGGCGGCGCCGAAGTTGGACACCAGGCCCACGAGGGCGTTGCTGATGGCGAAGGTCAGGACCAGCGCCACCAGGAGGATGTGCCGGGGGATGCGGGACAGCAGCATGGCGGCCGGGATCACCGTGGCCACAATGATTGCGGCGTACCCGGCGGTGAGGTAGCCGGCCACGGGTTCGGACACGTTGAGCCCGGCGCTGATCTGGGGGAGCAGGCCGGAGGGCAACAGCTCGGTGGTGATGGCGGTGAAACCGATCATCGACAGCACCAGCAGCGCGCCGAAGGGCATGCGGTCGCGTGCGGAAGCAGAGGTCGCGGGAGACACGGGAGAAGGGTCCTAATCAGGGATTGGGGAAGGAACACGGCGCCGATTGCCGGTGTCCTCCACTCAAATTACCTGATTTATTGGACGTGAGGCAGGGTCTGTCAGGACCACCCTTACGGGAACGCCCGGACTCGTACTAACGGCTTTCGCTCACAGCCGCCGCGCCGCGACGAAGCCGCCCCGGGACTGGCCGGAACCGCTGGGCTGGCCGGTCGGCTCCGGACGGGGTGGATTTGGTGGAGTCGGTGAGCGACAGGCTGCGCCCGTACGTCGAACACAGCCCGGGGACAGAGTGTTCGCTGCCGCGCCAGCCGGCCGACTCGAGCAGCTCCACCGGGTCGTGCGGATCGGCCCGCGCCAGGAGCTCGCTCATCGAGAGCCCGGTCTGCAGGCTGAAGTCTCCCAGGTTTGCTTCCACATATCAGTTTTTGGCAAGGGGCCGGCCCGCACGATTCATGGGATCTCGACGGCTTCACCGCTCACCGCAATTCCGCCGGACGGAGGAATGTCGACAGTGAGCACGCTCGCGCGGCCCACATGACTGCCTTGATGCGCCACCACGCGGCTTGGCGGCTCCACGAGTGAAAGCAAGCGGAGGTATCCGCCGAAGGCAGCGGCAGCCGAACCGGTCGCCGGATCTTCAGTAATGGTGCCCACCGGGAAGAGGTTGCGCGAGTCGTACTCGCCCGGTCCAATCTCGCAGAGCGTCGTGACGGTGCCGGCCCAGTTCTGGGCATCCATCAGCGTGCGCATGGAATCGGGGTCGAAAACGAATGAGTCAAAGGTGCTTCGTTCTGCGAAGACGAGAATGGGATGCCAGTTTCCGGCAAAAGCGACCATCGGAGGGTACGCAGGGTGCAGTTCGCCCCGGTCCACGCCGAGCAACCCCAGCAGGGTGGCCAGAACACCGTCGGGGAACTCGGCCACCCGCGGCTCAACGCTCGTGAAGCGTGCCGTCACCGCTGCGCCCTGGCCTGCAGTCTCGATCGCGACGGGTCCCACGGCCGTGTCGAATATGAAGGTCCCTGTGCCATCCCGCCCTGACAGCGCGACGGCCAAAGCAATCGTGGCATGGCCGCAAAACGGCACCTCGGCAATGGGGGAGAAGTACCGGACACGGTTTCGGCGGAAGTCCCCGTCAACCCGTGCCTCGGTGACGAAGACCGTTTCCGCATATCCGATGTCGGCCGCGATGGCCTGCATCCGGGCGTCGTCGAGCCGGGTTGCGTCCAGGACTACTCCCGCCGGATTTCCCCCGTCGGGGGTGGTGGTAAAGGCGGCATAACGCAGGACTTCGGAGGTCATTTCCATTCCGATATCCTTGCACGGCGTCCGGCCCCGGCACGGCACCCCGGTCGCGGGTTGTTCCCGGAGGTCCGGGGGAGGGACGATGATTCCATGCTTCCCGAGGAGCGGTTCAACGCGCTGGTCGACGAATTCAGCGCCAGTCCAGGGGTCATGGTGCCTGCTGAAACGGGGCGGGGCGGGTTCGGTTCGTCCGCGCTAAAGGTTAACGGCTCGATTTTTGCGATGATCGCCGGAGGCAGGCTTGTTGTGAAGCTGCCGCATGACCGCGTCACCACGCTGATCGGGTCCGGAGCCGGTGCACCGTTCGACGCCGGCAAGGGACGTGCGATGAAGGAGTGGCTCACCGTCACTGCCGACGATGAGGAGTCATGGCTGGCCCTGGCCCGTGAAGCCCTGGATTTCGTGCGGTCTGTGCACCGTTAACCTACGGCGGGGATGGCTCACCATTCCCGCCGTAGGGATCCGAGACGGTTCCACCGTTGTCTGCTACTGCGGATCAGGCATCACGGCATGCCACATCCTGCTGGCCCTTGAACACGCAGGCCTCGGCCAAGGACCGCCTCTACGCCGGCGGCTGGTCCGAATACGCCGCAGACCCGCAACGGACCGCAGAACGATGAAGTTTCCATTCGTATGAGGTAGCCACCGTCCAGTGGAGGAACCCTAACCGGGCGCTCGATTGTTCA
This genomic window from Arthrobacter sp. 24S4-2 contains:
- a CDS encoding cupin domain-containing protein produces the protein MVSSLPGATTFPGATALSEVSIYDWPGADGAAGGTPHLHTASAEAYVVQAGTGRLETLDSRGFTSTALAPGVVLWFTPGTVHRAINDSGDLLVLVLMQNAGLPENGDAVMTFPPEHLTDPEAYRRAAALEHKDADRGVPAAEEAARRRRDLALEGYFALKEAVLESGPGALAEFHAAAARLVGSKTGTWAEFLAGGAARQAEVTRQQLRSLDAAESFYLQEARTTMGKRETRRIYGMCGRIQTWELSDN
- a CDS encoding LacI family DNA-binding transcriptional regulator, which translates into the protein MVSKQDTGRATISEIAREAGVSVPTVSKVLNGHAHVAAETRARVEEIIARRDYARRPAKRKQKAGLIDLVFPGLGSEWALEIIEGVERVAQDAGYGTVVSSLNLDGSRIRPWLANLAERKSDGLLMAVYELDSKQIQRIKSLGIPVVLIDPVGQPGPDLMTVGAANWDGAHSATEHLLQLGHRRIGMIGGREDLQCSSAREDGYLSALRRAGVAVDPALMVPGDFSIESGEAGTRKLLELADRPTAIFTGNDAQALGAYRAARKLGLSIPEDLSIIGFDDIPAAEWIEPGLTTIRQPVVQMAEAAMRALLRHLDGDEELPQRIELGTELVVRGSTAAPRKA
- the ctaD gene encoding cytochrome c oxidase subunit I produces the protein MATYDYASGTAAPTAYPQVVPKRKGRLVVNWITTTDHKTIGYMYLIASFVFFCFGGVMALLIRAELFEPGMQILQTKEQYNQLFTMHGTVMLLMFATPLFAGFANVIMPLQIGAPDVAFPRLNALAFWFFLFGSTIAVSGFITPQGAASFGWFAYAPLNNTTFTPGVGGDLWVFGLALSGFGTILGAVNFITTIICMRAPGMTMWRMPIFTWNTLATAILVIMAFPPLAAALFALGADRRFGAHIYDPENGGAILWQHLFWFFGHPEVYIIALPFFGIVTEIFPVFSRKPIFGYKGLVYATIAIAALSVTVWAHHMYVTGSVLLPFFSFMTMLIAVPTGVKFFNWIGTMWGGSLTFETPMLWSIGFLATFLFGGLTGIILSSPPLDFHVSDTYFVVAHFHYVVFGTVVFAMFAGFYFWWPKWTGKMLNERLGKIHFWMLFLGFHGTFLIQHWLGVMGMPRRYADYMPQDNFEWMNQFSTISSYLLGASLIPFFWNVYITWRSNEKVQVDDPWGFGASLEWATSCPPPRHNFTSLPRIRSERPALDLHHPELRIRENETTHSPAADVVGAADIGEKGVRNPNPD
- a CDS encoding cupin domain-containing protein, with product MQKISIDALARQQLAAALAAGNGRAADTVYGGHEKVLRQTVMALKAGTQLSEHQNPGDATVFVLQGSLRLRSGEDSWDGKPGDLLIVPDGLHSLEAEEDSTFLFTVAKGSKQG
- a CDS encoding MFS transporter, with the translated sequence MSNKPRTALAVAGLSLGTSLNPLNSSMIAVALVVLRADFGLDVATVTWVITAFYLTSAAGQPLMGRLADRFGPRRLFTMGMALVAVTCTLAPFAPNFALLCVARAFMALGTATAYPSGVVIVGELAKTAKVKSTRPLGRIQMANTSAAAVGPVVGGLLVSLVGWQALFVINVPLSLGALFVVRKFAPADEARERGRASELLRDSDIPGILGFVGSLMLIMMALLNVLPDARWWLLAGGTVLAALFVWRELRFSPPFLDLRLLGRNRPLLLVYLGFAVFNGIYYFAFFGLPQLLQEAAGYDPGVVGLLMLPLAAMSVIATPFAVRAIERFGVRRVLIAGVLLLVAAAGMMWLLTASFAIPLVLALTALMGIPWSVVSIASSQGMYVSTQPHERGVAAGIFQTCRYLGAITATVLIGIFYGSGVNQANWGLMVLTMLVLGAVAFGVTLLWRERK
- a CDS encoding DUF1326 domain-containing protein, whose protein sequence is MSWEISGKYVAQCNCQLICPCPVDGTPTGPNGECRGVAVFNIASGKLDDTDLSGTAFAFCNWFPSNLSAGGWKVGVVVDDGASDAQAGALETILHGEAGGPFADFAALYGEWLGVERASVTFSDGDGPSGSVAGRADFTFEPLLGPDGGFTTEKNAMFGFAPEFRIGKGPGHSDLFGLDFDGVYGETADFTFASEMAEGAPKGRG
- a CDS encoding DUF2182 domain-containing protein; this encodes MSGLAGSGLAAPGAAAPGRASARSSGGLGAGFSRAAARIDPREAGLIALLLVLAAASWIFTSSQLNGMDMGRWTDPGPLGFFVVTWVVMLAAMMFPSVAPMVVAYDRVQHHRRNTGRYAPAGSTAVFVAGYLISWTAFGLVAYSLYMSVASLAPGFFASDQGGRYLAAGVIMLAAVYQLTPAKNVSLMKCRNPMDFVLHRMRRGYRGALVMGVEHGVWCVACCWALMVALFALGVMSIGWMALIGAFIAGEKMLPWKRLANRSVAVALAVIALGVALQPAAMGGTGM
- a CDS encoding ester cyclase translates to MADGTGLITRFYKEIIEGGNLSLIDELATEDYVDHEEALPGQPPGKDGVRYFVDAIRTAFPDIKVKTVEASLADGNMEACHVILTGTHRGEMAGMPATGKSVEFGTTDIIRVEDGKVAEHWGTTDNLTLMQQLGAIPA
- a CDS encoding MFS transporter, whose amino-acid sequence is MSPATSASARDRMPFGALLVLSMIGFTAITTELLPSGLLPQISAGLNVSEPVAGYLTAGYAAIIVATVIPAAMLLSRIPRHILLVALVLTFAISNALVGLVSNFGAALTARLVGGIAHGLLWTAMAPFVARIVPAHKVGKAMAIVFSGNSLGLAIGAPLGTALGAVIGWRASFLLLAGAGAVLAALAMWLLPGVRRVPDAPRPSLRKAIGQPGVKPVAIAWPLMLMAHFALFTFIAPFLREAGLPDYSITLSLTVLGFSGLVGIWIAGMTVDMRPRRSLLITTAVVVAAFLLLPLGGTTVPGAVVLMAVWGAAFGAIGIYNQSAILRAGKEYREAANGLTVLTIQLGITIGALYGAAALTTAGPLMVPVAAAVPVVVALVIMVTGRTHAYPPGPKESGHVAAEQRTVERDAADAPAAEAAGAAAEDVAARA
- a CDS encoding PhzF family phenazine biosynthesis protein, with amino-acid sequence MEMTSEVLRYAAFTTTPDGGNPAGVVLDATRLDDARMQAIAADIGYAETVFVTEARVDGDFRRNRVRYFSPIAEVPFCGHATIALAVALSGRDGTGTFIFDTAVGPVAIETAGQGAAVTARFTSVEPRVAEFPDGVLATLLGLLGVDRGELHPAYPPMVAFAGNWHPILVFAERSTFDSFVFDPDSMRTLMDAQNWAGTVTTLCEIGPGEYDSRNLFPVGTITEDPATGSAAAAFGGYLRLLSLVEPPSRVVAHQGSHVGRASVLTVDIPPSGGIAVSGEAVEIP
- a CDS encoding TfoX/Sxy family protein gives rise to the protein MLPEERFNALVDEFSASPGVMVPAETGRGGFGSSALKVNGSIFAMIAGGRLVVKLPHDRVTTLIGSGAGAPFDAGKGRAMKEWLTVTADDEESWLALAREALDFVRSVHR